DNA sequence from the Elusimicrobiaceae bacterium genome:
GTCTTTGGAAGAAAAAAGTTTTAAACAAATCATGCTGATGTGTTTGGGATTTTTCGGCATTCAGTTTGGTTGGGCTCTGCAAATGGGAAATATGAGTGCTATCTATTCTCGTCTGGGAGCCAGTGAAGATCAAATTCCGCTTTTGTGGCTTGCGGCACCTGTAACGGGTTTACTGGTACAACCGTTGGTGGGATATTTTAGTGATCGTACTTGGTGTAAATTAGGTCGGCGCCGCCCGTATTTTTTGGTCGGTGCTATTTTTTCTATGTTTGCCTTATTTTTAATGCCGCAAGCATCTGCCATTTGGATGGCGGTTATTGCTTTGTGGGTGTTAGATACTTCTGTAAACGTAAGTATGGAACCGTTCCGCGCCTTCGTGGGTGATATTTTGCCGGAACAACAACGCAAAACCGGTTATGCCATGCAAAGTGTAATGATTGGCGCAGGCGCCGTTATCGCTTCTTTCTTACCGCAGATTTTAACTTCTTTAGGAGTCAGCACCGAAGCTCCTTTAGGACACATTCCCAATACCGTAAAATACTCCTTCTATATCGGCGCAGTGGTATTATTTACCGCCGTATTGATGACGGTCAAATCTACTCCGGAATATCCGCCGCAAGATATGGAAGCTTTCAAAAAACTGCAAGCTCAACGCGGTAGCATTACCAAAACTTTATCGGAAATGTGGAATGCTTTTACGACTATGCCTTCTACTATGCGCCGCTTGGCGGTCGTACAATTTTTCACTTGGGCAGCTTTTATGATTATGTGGGTCTACTTTACCCCCGGTATTGCCTCGGCGGTATTTCATGCGGCACCGGGTTCTGCGGCCTTTGAAGAAGCAGCTAACTGGGGTAGTTCCTGCTTTGGTATTTACAATGGCGTGGCCTTTGCCTTCTCTTTTGCGCTGTTGTGGTTAACAACCAAGTTCTCTGCCAAGTATATTCACATCGTGTGTTTGACAATTGGTGCTATCGGTTTAGGCTCGTTAGGGTTGACCCTCTTTGGTGTGACCTTTAGCAAAATGGGCCTCATTTTCCCGATGGTATGTATCGGTATTGCGTGGAGCAGTTTACTCTCTATGCCGTATGCCCTGCTTTCTAACAGTTTACCAGCAGAAAAAATGGGTTTTTACATGGGTGTGTTTAACTTCTTTATCGTTATCCCGCAAATCTGTGTGAACCTGTTCTTCGGCCCTATTATGAAACACTTATTAAACGGCAGCTCCATTGCCGCAGTAGGCTTGGGTGGTGTAAGCTTGTTGGTAGCGGCCGCTTTTACGTTCTGGGTACAAGATACTACGTTACCTAAAAAAGCATAAGGAATTTCTATGAAAATTCATTTTCATTTACCTTATGAAACCGATCCCGGGCAAACACTACAGGTCGTAGTTTGGCTTTCCAAAGAAGGACAATGGACTTCCCAAACCTTAGACCTGACCAGCACGGATCAAGCCCACTGGCAAGGAGTTTTGGATTTTTATCCGAATCAGGACGGCCACTTCATGTATTACTACCAAGTATTACAGGATGGCCGGCCTCTGCGACAAGAGTGGAAAGTATCCCCCCGCATTCAACCGTTTCATACGGCACGTAGTGCGTATTATCTGTACGATTTT
Encoded proteins:
- a CDS encoding MFS transporter; translation: MQGQSLEEKSFKQIMLMCLGFFGIQFGWALQMGNMSAIYSRLGASEDQIPLLWLAAPVTGLLVQPLVGYFSDRTWCKLGRRRPYFLVGAIFSMFALFLMPQASAIWMAVIALWVLDTSVNVSMEPFRAFVGDILPEQQRKTGYAMQSVMIGAGAVIASFLPQILTSLGVSTEAPLGHIPNTVKYSFYIGAVVLFTAVLMTVKSTPEYPPQDMEAFKKLQAQRGSITKTLSEMWNAFTTMPSTMRRLAVVQFFTWAAFMIMWVYFTPGIASAVFHAAPGSAAFEEAANWGSSCFGIYNGVAFAFSFALLWLTTKFSAKYIHIVCLTIGAIGLGSLGLTLFGVTFSKMGLIFPMVCIGIAWSSLLSMPYALLSNSLPAEKMGFYMGVFNFFIVIPQICVNLFFGPIMKHLLNGSSIAAVGLGGVSLLVAAAFTFWVQDTTLPKKA